A single window of Neisseria chenwenguii DNA harbors:
- a CDS encoding aldehyde dehydrogenase family protein — protein sequence MFVSTNAANGQEFYRREAETWAAFAAKLDDLNARQAAFAALSVTERTVRLNRFAARLDEAKEMLAEMVCEEVGRCLHECRAELQKSVELIRYYARLAPELLAHKTIATHAGLSQVRFEPLGSVFAVMPWNYPVWQVLRFAVPAVCAGNACTVKPAPSVAKVSAALFDLVGSELPIVPAWLDHGDTLKAIEYTDALAFTGSTATGRLLAAHAGAHIKKTVLELGGSNAFIVLPDADLAQAAKEACYSRFRDAGQSCNAAKRIIVTGAVADEFIALFLNECAKLKSGDPKSPETTLAPLHRADLRENVHDQVTNAVENGAKCLIGGEIPVGIGWFYPATVLDEVNPACRVYHEEVFGPVAMILRAKDEAHAVALANDTPFGLGAAIYSADTKRAWHLAEKIEAGSVFINRHTSSDLRLPFGGVKNSGYGRELSEFGLYEFVNVKTYWQK from the coding sequence GTGTTTGTCAGCACCAACGCCGCAAACGGGCAGGAATTTTACCGCCGCGAGGCAGAAACTTGGGCGGCGTTTGCCGCCAAACTCGATGATTTGAACGCGCGTCAGGCGGCGTTTGCAGCGTTGTCTGTAACCGAGCGCACGGTGCGGCTCAACCGTTTTGCCGCCCGTTTGGACGAGGCCAAAGAAATGCTGGCGGAAATGGTATGCGAAGAAGTCGGCCGCTGCCTGCACGAATGCCGTGCCGAGCTGCAAAAATCGGTCGAGCTCATCCGCTACTATGCCCGCCTTGCGCCCGAATTGCTGGCGCACAAAACCATTGCCACCCATGCCGGCCTGAGTCAGGTCCGCTTCGAGCCGCTGGGTTCGGTGTTTGCCGTGATGCCGTGGAATTATCCCGTGTGGCAGGTGTTGCGTTTCGCCGTTCCTGCGGTGTGCGCAGGCAATGCTTGCACGGTCAAACCCGCGCCCAGCGTGGCCAAAGTCAGCGCCGCGCTGTTTGACCTGGTCGGCAGCGAGCTGCCAATCGTACCTGCGTGGCTCGACCACGGCGACACGCTCAAAGCCATCGAATACACCGACGCGCTGGCGTTTACCGGCTCAACCGCCACCGGCCGCCTGCTCGCCGCCCACGCGGGTGCGCACATCAAAAAAACCGTGTTGGAACTCGGCGGCAGTAACGCTTTTATCGTTCTGCCCGACGCCGATTTGGCGCAGGCTGCCAAAGAAGCCTGCTATTCGCGTTTCCGCGATGCGGGGCAGTCGTGCAACGCTGCCAAGCGCATTATCGTAACCGGGGCGGTGGCGGATGAATTTATCGCTTTGTTTTTAAACGAATGTGCCAAACTCAAAAGCGGCGACCCGAAATCGCCCGAAACCACGCTCGCGCCGCTGCACCGCGCCGATTTGCGCGAAAATGTGCATGATCAGGTAACAAACGCCGTCGAAAACGGCGCAAAGTGTCTGATTGGCGGCGAAATTCCTGTAGGGATAGGGTGGTTTTATCCTGCCACTGTTTTGGATGAAGTCAACCCCGCCTGCCGCGTGTATCACGAAGAAGTTTTCGGTCCCGTCGCCATGATCCTGCGCGCAAAAGACGAAGCCCACGCCGTTGCGCTGGCCAACGACACGCCCTTCGGGCTCGGCGCCGCCATTTATTCCGCCGACACCAAACGCGCTTGGCATTTGGCCGAAAAAATTGAAGCCGGTTCGGTATTTATCAACCGCCACACCAGCAGCGACCTGCGCCTGCCCTTCGGCGGGGTAAAAAATTCGGGCTACGGGCGGGAATTGTCGGAATTCGGGCTGTATGAATTTGTAAACGTCAAAACGTATTGGCAGAAATAA
- a CDS encoding 5-(carboxyamino)imidazole ribonucleotide synthase: protein MQNTPILPPANLGILGGGQLGRMFTVAAKTMGYRVTVLDPDPNAPAAEFANRHLCAPFDDQAALDELAECAAVTTEFENVNADAMRFLARHTRVSPSGDCVAVAQNRIQEKAWIRKAGLQTAPYQAVCKPEDISDASAEFLPGILKTATLGYDGKGQIRVKTLAELQTAFAEHGGVDCVLEKMVDLRGEISVVVCRLNSENVQTFDPAENIHENGILAYSIVPARLSADVQQQAREMARRLADELDYVGVLAVEMFVVGDTHELVVNEIAPRPHNSGHHTIDACAASQFQQQVRIMCGLPPADTRLLSACCMANILGDVWGGDGSEPNWLPLQSDPHSHLHLYGKKAARKGRKMGHFVTLAQDVDTALQNAQRLHTVLKK, encoded by the coding sequence ATGCAAAACACCCCCATCCTCCCTCCCGCCAACCTCGGCATTCTCGGCGGCGGCCAGCTTGGACGTATGTTCACCGTTGCCGCCAAAACCATGGGCTACCGCGTGACCGTGCTCGACCCCGACCCGAACGCGCCGGCGGCGGAATTTGCCAACCGCCATCTGTGCGCGCCGTTCGACGACCAAGCCGCGTTGGACGAGTTGGCGGAATGCGCCGCCGTCACCACCGAATTTGAAAACGTCAATGCCGACGCGATGCGTTTTTTGGCGCGGCACACCCGCGTGTCGCCGAGCGGCGATTGCGTCGCTGTTGCGCAAAACCGCATTCAGGAAAAAGCGTGGATACGCAAAGCCGGTTTGCAGACCGCGCCGTATCAAGCCGTCTGCAAACCCGAAGACATCAGCGACGCGAGCGCGGAATTTCTGCCCGGCATTCTGAAAACCGCCACGCTGGGCTACGACGGCAAAGGCCAAATCCGCGTGAAAACCTTGGCCGAACTTCAGACGGCCTTTGCCGAACACGGCGGCGTGGACTGCGTGTTGGAAAAAATGGTCGATTTGCGCGGTGAGATTTCGGTGGTGGTATGCCGTCTGAACAGCGAAAACGTGCAGACTTTCGACCCTGCCGAAAACATCCACGAAAACGGCATTCTGGCCTATTCCATCGTGCCCGCCCGCCTGAGCGCCGACGTGCAGCAGCAGGCGCGGGAAATGGCGCGACGTTTGGCCGACGAGCTGGATTACGTCGGCGTGCTGGCGGTGGAAATGTTCGTCGTCGGCGACACGCACGAGCTGGTGGTAAACGAAATCGCCCCGCGCCCGCACAACAGCGGCCACCACACCATCGACGCGTGCGCCGCCAGCCAGTTCCAGCAGCAGGTGCGCATCATGTGCGGCCTGCCCCCCGCCGACACCCGTCTGCTTTCCGCCTGCTGCATGGCGAACATTCTCGGCGACGTTTGGGGCGGAGACGGCAGCGAACCAAACTGGCTGCCACTTCAGTCCGACCCGCATTCCCATCTGCACCTCTACGGCAAAAAAGCCGCCCGTAAAGGCCGCAAAATGGGGCATTTCGTCACGCTGGCGCAGGACGTGGACACAGCCTTGCAAAACGCGCAGCGACTGCACACGGTTTTGAAAAAGTAG
- a CDS encoding type II toxin-antitoxin system death-on-curing family toxin: MINSNTIIFIHDYLTNYFVNLEDPIQPPGVKSQNGIESAASRPDLNPEYDTSYLKAAALFHSIINNHPFHNGNKRTALLSTIYYLGELGILLERCSDDELYEFTRQIAAHEICENRNDEVSVIAEFLETNSRHQSKGDRPLKFNRLKSILANFNYGLLDYGAVYKIRNLRTNSVIQGVTVKKKGQKGREDFDPQYISKLRKLLNLTPEHGIDSMRFYGEEGISEDLSEFMKFRLEVMKKLAKI; encoded by the coding sequence ATGATAAATTCCAATACTATTATTTTTATCCATGACTATCTAACCAACTATTTTGTTAATTTAGAAGATCCAATTCAACCTCCTGGAGTAAAAAGTCAGAATGGAATTGAATCTGCTGCCAGTCGTCCCGATTTAAACCCAGAGTATGATACTTCTTATCTGAAAGCCGCTGCATTATTTCATAGCATCATCAATAATCATCCTTTTCATAATGGAAATAAACGAACAGCATTACTCTCTACTATTTATTATTTAGGAGAATTAGGCATATTATTAGAACGATGCTCTGACGATGAGTTATATGAATTTACTCGACAAATTGCTGCGCATGAAATTTGTGAAAATCGAAATGATGAAGTTAGTGTCATTGCTGAATTTTTAGAAACGAATTCTCGCCATCAAAGTAAAGGTGATAGACCTTTAAAATTTAACCGATTAAAAAGTATTTTAGCCAATTTCAATTACGGCTTATTAGACTATGGTGCAGTTTACAAAATAAGAAATCTTAGGACAAATAGTGTTATCCAAGGTGTCACTGTGAAGAAAAAAGGACAAAAAGGGCGAGAAGACTTTGATCCTCAATATATTTCCAAACTACGAAAATTACTTAATTTAACGCCTGAACATGGTATTGATAGCATGAGGTTTTATGGAGAGGAAGGGATTTCAGAAGACTTAAGTGAATTTATGAAATTTAGACTTGAGGTAATGAAGAAATTAGCAAAAATCTGA
- the trpE gene encoding anthranilate synthase component I, with protein MITKQEFQAQAAAGYNRIPLVQELLADLDTPLSLYLKLANKPFTYLLESVVGGERFGRYSFIGLPCTTYLKSSGRHVDLHQNGEITEQYDGNPLHFIEQFHQRFKTPEIPGLPRFTGGLVGYFGYETIYHFEHFAHRFQNSGKPDTVGTPDILLMLSQELAVVDNLSGKIYLIVYADPSVSDGYEQARARLEDLRVQLRQSAVIPLSLGSAKAEPQHETGEARYKEYVRRIREYILDGDCMQVVPSQRMKLPFADNPLSLYRALRTLNPSPYMFYYDFGDFHIVGSSPEILVRRERDTVIVRPIAGTRLRGKTPAEDLANEQDLLSDAKEIAEHVMLIDLGRNDVGRISQTGQVNVTDKMVIERYSHVMHIVSNVEGRLKNGVNNMEILAATFPAGTLSGAPKVRALEIIEELEPAKRCIYGGAVGCWGFNNDMDLAIAIRTAVIKDQTLYVQSGGGIVADSDEEAEWQETQNKARAVLRAAQMVQEGLDS; from the coding sequence ATGATTACCAAACAAGAATTCCAAGCCCAAGCCGCCGCAGGCTACAACCGCATTCCGCTCGTGCAGGAGCTGCTGGCCGATCTCGACACGCCGCTGTCGCTCTATCTCAAACTGGCGAACAAGCCGTTTACCTATCTGCTCGAGTCCGTGGTGGGCGGCGAACGTTTCGGCCGCTATTCCTTTATCGGCCTGCCCTGCACCACCTATCTGAAATCGAGCGGACGGCACGTCGATCTCCATCAAAACGGCGAAATTACCGAACAATACGACGGCAATCCCCTTCACTTTATCGAACAGTTCCACCAACGTTTCAAAACGCCCGAAATCCCCGGCCTGCCGCGCTTTACCGGCGGACTGGTCGGCTATTTCGGTTACGAAACCATCTACCATTTCGAACATTTCGCCCACCGCTTCCAAAACAGCGGCAAGCCCGATACCGTCGGCACGCCCGACATCCTGCTCATGCTCTCGCAGGAGTTGGCCGTAGTCGATAATCTAAGCGGCAAAATCTACCTGATCGTCTATGCCGACCCGAGCGTTTCAGACGGCTACGAACAGGCGCGCGCGCGGCTGGAAGATTTGCGCGTACAGCTGCGCCAAAGCGCGGTTATCCCGCTTTCGCTCGGCAGCGCAAAAGCCGAACCGCAGCACGAAACCGGCGAAGCGCGCTACAAAGAATACGTGCGCCGCATCCGCGAATACATCCTCGACGGCGACTGCATGCAGGTCGTCCCCAGCCAGCGCATGAAACTGCCGTTTGCCGACAACCCGCTCTCGCTCTACCGCGCCCTGCGCACGCTCAATCCCTCGCCGTATATGTTCTACTACGATTTCGGCGACTTCCACATCGTCGGCTCCTCGCCCGAAATCCTCGTGCGCCGCGAACGCGACACCGTTATCGTCCGCCCCATCGCCGGCACCCGCCTGCGCGGCAAAACCCCCGCCGAAGATCTTGCCAACGAACAGGACTTGCTCAGCGACGCCAAAGAAATCGCCGAACACGTCATGCTCATTGACCTCGGCCGCAACGACGTCGGCCGCATCAGCCAAACCGGGCAGGTAAACGTAACCGACAAAATGGTCATCGAACGCTATTCCCACGTGATGCACATCGTCTCCAACGTCGAAGGCCGTCTGAAAAACGGCGTGAACAACATGGAAATCCTCGCCGCCACCTTTCCCGCCGGCACACTCTCCGGCGCACCCAAAGTACGCGCGCTCGAAATCATCGAAGAACTCGAACCCGCCAAACGCTGCATCTACGGCGGCGCCGTCGGCTGCTGGGGCTTCAACAACGACATGGACTTGGCCATCGCCATCCGCACCGCCGTCATCAAAGACCAAACGCTCTACGTGCAAAGCGGCGGCGGCATCGTCGCCGACTCCGACGAGGAAGCCGAATGGCAGGAAACCCAAAACAAAGCCCGCGCGGTTTTGCGCGCGGCGCAGATGGTGCAGGAAGGGTTGGACAGCTAA
- the argB gene encoding acetylglutamate kinase: MSEVQQISPAVKAGILSEALPYIRRFSGCTVVIKYGGNAMTEPHLKEGFAKDVVLLKLVGINPVIVHGGGPQINEMLEKVGKEGVFVQGMRVTDAETMDIVEMVLGGHVNKEIVSMINTHGGKAVGVTGRDGHFIHAKKLFINTPERNGVDIGQVGVVESIDTTLIQGMIDNGQIPVVAPIGVGRHGEAFNINADLVAGKLAEELNAEKLLMMTNITGVMDKEGKLLTNLTPGRIDELVSDGTLYGGMLPKISSAVEAAVNGVKATHIIDGRVPNALLLEIFTDSGIGSMILGSDK; encoded by the coding sequence ATGAGCGAAGTCCAACAAATTTCCCCCGCCGTCAAAGCCGGCATTTTGTCCGAAGCCCTGCCGTATATCCGCCGCTTTTCCGGCTGCACCGTCGTCATCAAATACGGCGGCAACGCCATGACCGAACCGCATCTGAAAGAAGGTTTCGCCAAAGACGTAGTTTTGCTCAAGCTCGTCGGCATCAACCCCGTGATTGTGCACGGCGGCGGCCCGCAGATTAACGAAATGCTGGAAAAAGTCGGCAAGGAGGGCGTATTCGTACAGGGAATGCGCGTTACCGACGCCGAAACGATGGACATCGTCGAAATGGTGCTCGGCGGCCATGTCAACAAAGAAATCGTGTCGATGATCAACACCCACGGCGGCAAAGCGGTGGGCGTAACCGGTCGCGACGGACATTTTATCCATGCGAAAAAACTGTTTATCAACACGCCCGAACGCAACGGCGTGGACATCGGCCAGGTCGGCGTCGTCGAGAGCATCGACACCACGCTGATTCAGGGCATGATAGACAACGGTCAGATTCCCGTCGTCGCCCCCATCGGCGTCGGCCGCCACGGCGAAGCGTTCAATATCAACGCCGACTTGGTCGCGGGCAAACTCGCGGAAGAATTAAACGCCGAAAAACTGCTGATGATGACCAACATCACCGGTGTGATGGATAAGGAAGGCAAACTTCTGACCAACCTCACCCCGGGCCGCATCGACGAGCTGGTCTCCGACGGCACGCTCTACGGCGGCATGCTGCCGAAAATCAGTTCCGCTGTCGAAGCCGCCGTCAACGGCGTGAAAGCCACCCATATCATTGACGGCCGCGTCCCCAACGCGCTCTTGCTGGAAATTTTCACCGATTCGGGCATCGGCTCGATGATTTTGGGCAGCGACAAATAG
- a CDS encoding M14 family metallopeptidase: protein MLKISSQFDGGAVTVKDLSNPADIRLAIRGDNASDFAQWFYFRLQGAAYQNCVMHFENAADAAYPSGWEDYQAVASYDRQNWFRVPTRYENGVLTIDHTPLSNSVYYAYFEPYSHEQHLNLLGDAQGSGLCQIEDLGSTVQGRDINLLTIGNQVESDLKIWIIARQHPGETMAEWFVEGFLARLLDPQDPTARALLDRATFYVVPNMNPDGSVLGNLRTNAAGANLNREWLEPSIEKSPEVYFVREKMEAVGVDLFLDIHGDEGLPFVFVAGTEGVPNYNERTAALEAQFKTALLAASPDFQDEHGYPKDAPGEANLNMATAWVGNRFNCLAFTLEMPFKDNLNLPDDDFGWNGQRSLRLGEAMVSAVWNVSDMLR, encoded by the coding sequence ATGTTGAAAATCAGCAGCCAATTCGATGGCGGCGCCGTTACGGTAAAAGATTTGAGTAATCCCGCTGACATCCGCCTCGCCATCCGCGGCGACAACGCTTCGGATTTCGCCCAATGGTTTTACTTCCGCCTGCAGGGCGCGGCCTATCAAAACTGCGTGATGCACTTTGAAAACGCAGCCGACGCCGCCTATCCCTCCGGTTGGGAAGACTATCAGGCCGTCGCCTCTTACGACCGCCAAAACTGGTTCCGCGTGCCGACCCGCTACGAAAACGGCGTTCTGACCATAGACCACACCCCGCTTTCCAACAGTGTTTACTACGCCTATTTCGAACCCTATTCCCACGAGCAACACCTTAATTTACTCGGCGACGCGCAAGGCAGCGGCCTTTGCCAGATCGAGGATTTGGGCAGCACCGTGCAAGGCCGCGACATCAATCTTCTGACCATCGGCAACCAAGTCGAAAGTGACCTGAAAATTTGGATCATCGCCCGCCAGCACCCCGGCGAAACTATGGCCGAATGGTTTGTCGAAGGCTTCCTCGCCCGCCTGCTCGACCCACAAGACCCCACCGCCCGCGCCCTGCTCGACCGCGCCACATTTTACGTCGTTCCCAATATGAACCCCGACGGCTCCGTACTCGGCAATCTGCGCACCAACGCCGCCGGCGCCAACCTCAACCGCGAATGGCTGGAACCGAGCATTGAAAAAAGTCCCGAAGTGTATTTCGTGCGCGAAAAAATGGAAGCCGTCGGCGTAGATTTGTTTTTGGACATCCACGGCGACGAAGGTTTGCCGTTTGTATTCGTCGCCGGCACCGAAGGCGTGCCCAATTACAATGAGCGCACCGCCGCGCTGGAAGCGCAGTTCAAAACCGCCCTGCTCGCCGCCAGCCCCGATTTCCAAGACGAACACGGTTACCCGAAAGACGCGCCGGGCGAAGCCAATCTGAACATGGCAACGGCTTGGGTCGGCAACCGCTTCAACTGCCTCGCGTTCACGCTGGAAATGCCGTTCAAAGACAACCTCAACCTGCCCGACGACGACTTCGGCTGGAACGGCCAACGCTCGCTGCGCTTGGGCGAAGCGATGGTTTCGGCAGTTTGGAATGTTTCGGATATGTTGCGTTGA
- the lgt gene encoding prolipoprotein diacylglyceryl transferase, producing the protein MMIHPQFDPIVFSAGPLAVRWYALSYIVGFILFIWLGRRRIAQGNTLFTKEMLDDFLTWGILGVILGGRIGYVLFYKFSDYLADPVAIFKVWEGGMSFHGGFLGVVAAMILFARKHHMSTLKVMDFVAPLVPLGLASGRIGNFINGELWGRVTDINAFWAMGFPQARYEDMTAAAHNPQWTLWLEQYGMLPRHPSQLYQFALEGVCLFILVWVFSKKTRPDGQVASLFLGGYGFFRFIAEFARQPDDYLGLLTLELSMGQWLSVPMIVLGAIGFVYFGKRKQTV; encoded by the coding sequence ATGATGATACACCCGCAGTTTGACCCTATCGTTTTCAGTGCAGGCCCGCTGGCCGTGCGTTGGTATGCCTTGAGCTACATCGTCGGCTTCATCCTCTTCATCTGGCTCGGCCGCCGCCGCATCGCGCAGGGCAATACCTTGTTTACCAAAGAAATGTTGGACGACTTCCTCACATGGGGCATCCTCGGCGTCATCCTTGGCGGGCGCATCGGCTATGTTTTGTTTTACAAATTTTCCGACTACCTCGCCGATCCCGTGGCCATTTTCAAAGTCTGGGAAGGCGGAATGTCGTTTCACGGCGGCTTTCTCGGCGTCGTCGCCGCCATGATTCTGTTTGCCCGCAAACACCACATGAGCACCTTGAAAGTCATGGACTTCGTCGCCCCGCTCGTGCCGTTGGGCTTAGCTTCCGGCCGCATCGGCAACTTCATCAACGGCGAACTCTGGGGGCGCGTGACCGACATCAACGCCTTCTGGGCGATGGGCTTCCCGCAGGCGCGTTACGAAGACATGACCGCTGCCGCGCACAACCCGCAATGGACGCTGTGGTTGGAGCAATACGGCATGCTGCCGCGCCACCCCTCTCAGCTCTACCAGTTTGCCCTTGAAGGTGTCTGCCTCTTTATTTTGGTGTGGGTATTCTCCAAAAAAACGCGCCCCGACGGCCAAGTCGCCTCGCTGTTTTTGGGCGGTTACGGCTTTTTCCGCTTCATCGCCGAATTCGCCCGCCAGCCCGACGACTACCTCGGCCTGCTCACGCTGGAATTATCGATGGGCCAATGGCTGAGCGTGCCGATGATTGTTTTGGGTGCGATTGGTTTTGTCTATTTCGGCAAACGCAAACAAACCGTATAA
- a CDS encoding alpha/beta hydrolase yields the protein MNKQTFESDGKTLALYPPQSPELPLFLTFLTPQEADALAALIDGKAALLAVDEPLWEHAFTPWPAPAAFKKAPDFSGGADAYLQWLTETALSQALETGRLKPQWNALLGYSLAGLFAAYAAYRSHVFTRTASVSGSLWFDGWTDFIQTNPLSPLPQKACFSVGDKEKNSKNPRMAVVETATLATQQNWQQQGVECVFELNAGGHFENVPLRLYRAAEYLLG from the coding sequence ATGAACAAACAAACCTTTGAATCCGACGGTAAAACCCTTGCCCTCTACCCGCCGCAATCGCCCGAACTGCCGCTGTTCCTCACCTTCCTCACCCCGCAGGAAGCCGACGCACTTGCCGCGTTGATTGACGGCAAAGCCGCGCTATTGGCGGTGGACGAACCCTTGTGGGAACACGCTTTCACGCCGTGGCCTGCGCCGGCCGCGTTTAAAAAAGCACCCGATTTTAGCGGCGGCGCAGACGCTTATCTGCAATGGCTGACTGAAACCGCCTTATCGCAGGCGCTGGAAACAGGCCGTCTGAAACCGCAATGGAACGCTCTTCTCGGCTATTCGCTGGCCGGTCTCTTTGCTGCCTACGCCGCCTACCGCAGCCATGTTTTTACCCGCACCGCCTCCGTTTCCGGCTCACTGTGGTTTGACGGCTGGACGGATTTTATACAGACAAATCCGCTCTCCCCCCTGCCGCAGAAAGCCTGTTTTTCCGTCGGCGACAAAGAAAAAAACAGCAAAAATCCGCGCATGGCGGTTGTCGAAACCGCCACCCTCGCCACGCAGCAAAACTGGCAGCAGCAAGGCGTTGAATGTGTGTTTGAATTAAACGCCGGCGGGCATTTTGAAAACGTGCCGCTGCGGCTTTATCGGGCGGCAGAATATCTGCTTGGGTGA
- the ttcA gene encoding tRNA 2-thiocytidine(32) synthetase TtcA: protein MSKKTKQELENNKLSKRLRHAVGDAINDFNMIEPGDKIMVCLSGGKDSYALLDILRQLQASAPIEFSLVAVNLDQKQPGFPEHVLPEYLESIGVDYKIVEEDTYSTVKRVLDEGKTTCSLCSRLRRGILYRTAKELGATKIALGHHRDDILATLFLNMFYGGKLKAMPPKLISDNGEHIVIRPLAYVKEKDLIRYAEMKEFPIIPCNLCGSQPNLQRQVIGDMLRDWDRCYPGRIESMFSALRNVVPSHLADTELFDFVGLERGQNLKHGGDLAFDSESVPKRFSDGTDDSEVHIETKPERKVINILASKPKNGCSM from the coding sequence ATGTCCAAAAAAACCAAACAGGAATTAGAAAACAACAAACTCAGCAAACGCCTGCGCCACGCCGTTGGCGATGCGATCAACGATTTCAACATGATCGAGCCGGGCGACAAAATCATGGTCTGCCTCTCCGGCGGCAAAGACAGCTACGCGCTTTTGGACATCCTGCGCCAGCTCCAAGCCAGCGCCCCGATTGAATTTTCGCTGGTTGCCGTCAACCTCGACCAAAAACAGCCCGGCTTCCCCGAACACGTTTTGCCCGAATACCTCGAAAGCATCGGCGTCGATTACAAAATCGTCGAAGAAGACACTTACTCCACCGTCAAGCGCGTGCTCGACGAAGGAAAAACCACCTGTTCGCTGTGCAGCCGCCTGCGCCGCGGCATCCTCTACCGCACCGCCAAAGAGCTGGGCGCCACCAAAATCGCGCTCGGCCACCACCGTGACGACATCCTTGCCACCTTATTTTTAAACATGTTTTACGGCGGCAAACTCAAAGCCATGCCGCCCAAACTCATTTCCGACAACGGCGAACACATCGTCATCCGACCGCTTGCTTATGTGAAAGAAAAAGACCTCATCCGCTACGCCGAAATGAAAGAATTTCCTATCATCCCCTGCAACCTCTGCGGCTCGCAGCCCAACCTCCAGCGCCAAGTCATCGGCGACATGCTGCGCGACTGGGACAGATGCTACCCCGGCCGCATCGAATCCATGTTTTCCGCCCTGCGCAACGTCGTTCCCTCGCATCTGGCCGACACCGAACTCTTCGATTTCGTCGGTCTCGAGCGCGGGCAAAACTTGAAACACGGCGGCGATTTGGCGTTTGACAGCGAAAGCGTCCCCAAGCGTTTTTCAGACGGCACGGACGACAGCGAAGTGCACATCGAAACCAAGCCCGAACGCAAAGTCATCAACATCCTCGCCAGCAAACCGAAAAACGGTTGCTCAATGTAA
- a CDS encoding DUF456 domain-containing protein, whose translation MTAILITLGLIAILVGLLGIIYPAIPGLSLMFGGTWLIAYVGDYQIFGQTTLIFLAVVAAVGTAMDYVSGMLGAKYTGASKLAVRGAFAGGIVGAFFSLPGLLLGPLTGAAVGEFLTRRDMLKAGKVGLGTFIGFIIGTIAKIGCAITIVLTLLTVWIVS comes from the coding sequence ATGACCGCCATCCTCATCACCCTCGGCCTGATTGCCATCCTCGTCGGCCTGCTCGGCATCATCTACCCCGCCATTCCCGGCTTGAGCCTGATGTTCGGCGGCACATGGCTGATTGCCTACGTCGGTGATTACCAAATCTTCGGACAAACCACGCTGATTTTCCTCGCCGTCGTTGCCGCCGTCGGCACCGCGATGGATTACGTTTCCGGCATGCTGGGCGCGAAATATACAGGCGCGAGCAAACTGGCAGTGCGCGGCGCATTCGCCGGCGGCATCGTCGGCGCATTCTTCTCCCTCCCCGGCCTACTGCTCGGCCCGCTTACCGGCGCAGCCGTCGGTGAATTTCTCACACGGCGCGATATGCTCAAAGCCGGCAAAGTCGGGCTGGGCACGTTTATCGGCTTCATCATCGGCACCATCGCCAAAATCGGCTGTGCGATTACAATTGTGCTGACGCTGCTGACCGTTTGGATCGTGAGCTAG